Proteins encoded within one genomic window of Brachybacterium sp. P6-10-X1:
- the hrpA gene encoding ATP-dependent RNA helicase HrpA: MTTPSPSPDLRLSYPAELPVSGRREDIMDAIAQNQVTVIAGATGSGKTTQIPKMLLEMGYGTDGRLIGHTQPRRIAARSVAQRITSELGQTLGEGAVGFQVRFTKQTARGTRLKLMTDGILLAEIGRDRLLKRYDAIIIDEAHERSLNIDVILGYLRQILPRRPDLKIIITSATIDPERFAEHFGSRRPSGELDPAPIIEVSGRTYPVDILYRPLVLEADLDEDDELEDIHSTERDLTQAVIDAVDELAAEGPGDMLVFLPGEREIREISEAVTAHLDRGTRGRAALPVEVLPLFGRLSAQDQQKIFSPPPAGTYRRIILSTNVAETSLTVPGITYVIDSGLARISRYSQRTKVQRLPIEPISQASANQRSGRSGRTAPGIAIRLYSEEDFAARDEFTEPEILRTSLASVVLLMTSLGLGDVEYFPFVEPPATRAITDGVRLLDELGAIEDAPREPGGRRLTRVGRTLARFPLDPRMARMLIEAHRLGALREVLIIVAALSIQDPRERPLGQEQQAKEKHKRFEDETSDFLAFLNLWNHLQDRRKALSNSAFRREVRSEHLHYLRIREWWDLHAQLRDMARDADLSRNENDASPQAIHQALLAGLLSHVGLVDDRTREYTGARGARFMLWPGSALAKKRPDYVMVAELVETSRLWGRTAARIDPSWAEETGSHVVKRSYSQPHWSSKRASAMAHEKVSLYGVPIIADRVVGYGRVDPVAARDIFLQHALIEGDWRTRHHFFRDNRALIAELEELEAKARRRDLLISDEQLFRFYDERVPKDVVSGAHFDSWWKTQRHESPDLLTLTEQDLLAADEDAREAILADFPDTWVQGDITLPLSYSFGDVGGRGPDGVTATIPLDVLNRVRTRGLDWLVPGMREELITELIRSLPKVIRRHLVPAPERAKAVAARLHDDDPDAGEPFLEAVADELVALPGVPDDLELYGPEFDLSKLPGHLRMHFRVVDTRGKQIGAGDDLETLRGRLKQRVDASVSSRGDDVARCDLATFPEAGVPNVHESTVGGLKVTGYPALVARRAEDGQLQRVDLAVLSTADEQALAHRDGVIALLDRELGTDLPAVLNALPNPTKLAVAGSDYASTAALLADASRAATIHLVGDARVRTRAEYDALLARVRDEHDALAARAVKDAASALAVGARLHKELARVPSLSVLSHLTRIREHAAALLGDGFISRTGLEHLPDLSRYLEADRVRLEKLPENPRRDEQLAWQIADLEQYWAGVRARLSAPRRTERDVQEIDWLLQELRVSLFAQTLGTKQTVSDKRIRKAISALS, translated from the coding sequence ATGACCACGCCCTCCCCGAGCCCCGACCTGCGCCTGTCCTATCCCGCCGAGCTGCCCGTCTCCGGACGCCGCGAGGACATCATGGACGCGATCGCGCAGAACCAGGTGACCGTGATCGCCGGTGCCACGGGCTCCGGCAAGACCACCCAGATCCCGAAGATGCTGCTCGAGATGGGCTACGGGACCGACGGCCGGCTGATCGGTCATACCCAGCCGCGGCGGATCGCCGCCCGCTCGGTCGCCCAGCGCATCACGAGCGAGCTCGGCCAGACCCTGGGGGAGGGAGCCGTCGGCTTCCAGGTCCGCTTCACCAAGCAGACCGCCCGCGGCACCCGGCTGAAGCTCATGACCGACGGCATCCTGCTCGCCGAGATCGGCCGCGACCGCCTGCTGAAGCGCTACGACGCGATCATCATCGACGAGGCCCACGAGCGGTCGTTGAACATCGACGTGATCCTCGGCTACCTGCGCCAGATCCTGCCCCGGCGCCCTGACCTGAAGATCATCATCACCTCGGCGACGATCGACCCGGAGCGGTTCGCCGAGCACTTCGGCTCCCGCCGGCCCTCGGGCGAGCTGGACCCCGCCCCGATCATCGAGGTCTCCGGCCGCACCTATCCGGTGGACATCCTCTACCGCCCGCTGGTGCTCGAGGCGGACCTGGACGAGGACGACGAGCTCGAGGACATCCACTCCACCGAGCGCGACCTCACCCAGGCCGTCATCGATGCGGTCGACGAGCTCGCCGCCGAGGGGCCCGGCGACATGCTCGTCTTCCTGCCGGGCGAGCGCGAGATCCGTGAGATCTCCGAGGCCGTGACCGCCCACCTCGACCGCGGCACGAGGGGCAGGGCGGCCCTGCCGGTCGAGGTGCTGCCGCTGTTCGGGCGGCTGTCCGCCCAGGACCAGCAGAAGATCTTCTCCCCGCCGCCGGCGGGCACCTACCGTCGCATCATCCTGTCCACCAACGTCGCCGAGACCTCCCTGACGGTCCCGGGGATCACCTACGTCATCGATTCCGGGCTGGCCCGCATCTCGCGCTACTCCCAGCGCACCAAGGTCCAGCGCCTGCCGATCGAACCGATCTCGCAGGCCAGCGCGAACCAGCGCTCCGGCCGCTCGGGACGCACCGCCCCCGGCATCGCGATCCGCCTGTACTCCGAGGAGGACTTCGCGGCGCGCGACGAGTTCACCGAGCCGGAGATCCTGCGCACCTCGCTCGCCTCCGTGGTGCTGCTGATGACGTCGCTGGGCCTCGGGGACGTGGAGTACTTCCCCTTCGTGGAGCCACCGGCCACCCGCGCCATCACCGACGGGGTGCGGCTGCTCGACGAGCTCGGCGCGATCGAGGACGCCCCGCGTGAACCCGGCGGCCGTCGCCTCACCCGCGTCGGCCGCACCCTGGCCCGGTTCCCGCTGGACCCGCGGATGGCGCGGATGCTCATCGAGGCCCACCGACTCGGCGCTCTGCGCGAGGTGCTGATCATCGTCGCCGCGCTGTCGATCCAGGACCCCCGCGAGCGACCCCTTGGCCAGGAGCAGCAGGCCAAGGAGAAGCACAAGCGCTTCGAGGACGAGACCAGCGACTTCCTCGCCTTCCTGAACCTCTGGAACCACCTCCAGGACCGCCGCAAGGCGCTGTCGAACTCCGCGTTCCGCCGCGAGGTGCGCTCCGAGCACCTCCACTACCTGCGGATCCGCGAATGGTGGGACCTGCACGCCCAGCTGCGCGACATGGCGAGGGACGCCGACCTGTCCAGGAACGAGAACGACGCCTCCCCGCAGGCGATCCACCAGGCGCTGCTGGCCGGGCTGCTCTCCCACGTCGGCCTGGTCGATGACCGCACCCGCGAGTACACGGGGGCCCGCGGCGCCCGCTTCATGCTGTGGCCGGGATCGGCCCTGGCCAAGAAGCGCCCCGACTACGTGATGGTCGCCGAGCTGGTCGAGACCAGCCGGCTCTGGGGCCGCACCGCCGCGCGCATCGACCCGTCCTGGGCGGAGGAGACCGGCTCCCACGTCGTCAAACGCTCCTACTCGCAGCCGCACTGGTCCTCGAAACGCGCTTCTGCCATGGCCCATGAGAAGGTCAGCCTCTACGGGGTGCCGATCATCGCCGACCGCGTCGTCGGCTACGGCCGCGTCGACCCCGTCGCCGCCCGCGACATCTTCCTCCAGCACGCGCTGATCGAGGGCGATTGGCGCACCCGCCACCACTTCTTCCGCGACAACCGCGCGCTGATCGCCGAGCTCGAGGAGCTCGAGGCGAAGGCGCGGCGCCGGGACCTGTTGATCTCCGACGAGCAATTGTTCCGCTTCTACGACGAACGAGTCCCGAAGGACGTCGTCTCCGGGGCGCACTTCGACTCCTGGTGGAAGACGCAGCGCCACGAGAGCCCGGACCTGCTCACGCTCACGGAGCAGGACCTGCTGGCCGCCGACGAGGACGCCCGTGAGGCGATCCTGGCCGATTTCCCCGATACCTGGGTGCAAGGGGACATTACGCTGCCGCTGAGCTACTCCTTCGGCGACGTCGGGGGGCGGGGGCCCGACGGCGTCACCGCCACGATCCCGCTCGACGTCCTCAACCGGGTCCGGACCCGCGGACTGGACTGGCTGGTGCCGGGGATGCGCGAGGAGCTGATCACGGAGCTGATCCGCTCGCTGCCCAAGGTGATCCGACGCCACCTGGTGCCTGCTCCCGAGAGGGCCAAGGCCGTCGCCGCGCGGTTGCACGACGACGACCCCGACGCCGGTGAACCCTTCCTCGAGGCGGTCGCCGACGAGCTGGTCGCGCTGCCCGGCGTGCCCGACGACCTGGAGCTGTACGGCCCGGAGTTCGACCTGTCGAAGCTCCCGGGGCATCTGCGGATGCACTTCCGCGTGGTGGACACCCGGGGCAAGCAGATCGGCGCGGGCGACGACCTCGAGACGCTCCGGGGACGGCTGAAGCAGCGCGTGGACGCCTCCGTCTCCTCCCGCGGGGACGACGTGGCCCGCTGCGACCTGGCCACTTTCCCCGAGGCCGGCGTGCCGAACGTGCACGAGTCCACCGTCGGCGGGCTCAAGGTCACCGGTTATCCGGCGTTGGTGGCTCGCCGTGCGGAGGACGGGCAGCTGCAGCGGGTGGACCTCGCGGTTCTTTCCACGGCCGACGAACAGGCCCTCGCCCACCGCGACGGCGTCATCGCCCTGCTGGACCGCGAGCTGGGCACCGATCTGCCCGCCGTGCTGAATGCGCTGCCGAACCCCACCAAGCTCGCCGTCGCGGGTTCCGACTACGCCTCGACCGCGGCGCTGCTGGCCGATGCCTCCCGCGCCGCGACCATCCATCTCGTCGGCGATGCGCGGGTGCGCACCCGCGCCGAGTACGACGCCCTGCTGGCCCGGGTCCGCGACGAGCACGACGCTCTCGCCGCCCGGGCCGTCAAGGACGCCGCGTCGGCGCTCGCCGTCGGGGCCCGGCTCCACAAGGAGCTCGCCCGGGTGCCCTCGCTGTCGGTGCTCTCCCACCTCACGCGGATCCGCGAGCACGCCGCCGCTCTGCTCGGGGACGGCTTCATCTCCCGCACGGGGCTGGAGCACCTGCCGGATCTGTCCCGGTATCTCGAGGCCGATCGGGTCCGGCTGGAGAAGCTGCCGGAGAATCCCCGGCGCGACGAGCAGCTGGCCTGGCAGATCGCCGACCTCGAGCAGTACTGGGCCGGCGTGCGCGCACGGCTGTCGGCCCCTCGGCGCACCGAGCGGGACGTCCAGGAGATCGACTGGCTGCTGCAGGAGCTGCGTGTGAGCCTGTTCGCCCAGACGTTGGGCACGAAGCAGACGGTCTCGGACAAGCGGATCCGCAAGGCGATCTCCGCCCTGTCCTGA
- the tdh gene encoding L-threonine 3-dehydrogenase, which translates to MRALRKTEPGPGLTMVDLPEPGTGPLDVKIRVLRAGICGTDLHILAWDSSAEAMCDTVPFTPGHEFYGEVVEVGVDVTDVRVGDRVSGEGHVVCGTCRNCRAGRKQMCIRTRSVGVQRDGAFAEYVVIPHFNVWVHEHDGGTELISPELGALFDPFGNAVHTTLKFSIIGEDVLITGAGPIGQMAVAVARHAGARYVAVTDIAPHRLAMAEDSGADATIDVSSTRIRHAQAELGMREGFDVGLEISGQPRALQEMIENMNHGGKISLLGLPSQSFEIDWTMVVTRMLTLQGIYGREMYETWNAMSAMLTSSPALRTKVTRTVTDVIPAADFARGYEVARTGDGGKVLLDWENLG; encoded by the coding sequence ATGCGTGCGCTGCGCAAGACGGAGCCCGGGCCCGGGCTGACGATGGTGGACCTGCCCGAACCGGGCACCGGCCCGCTGGACGTGAAGATCCGGGTGCTGCGCGCCGGGATCTGCGGCACGGACCTGCACATCCTGGCCTGGGACTCCTCGGCCGAGGCGATGTGCGACACGGTGCCGTTCACCCCCGGCCACGAGTTCTACGGTGAGGTCGTGGAGGTCGGGGTGGATGTCACCGATGTGCGGGTCGGGGACCGGGTGTCCGGCGAGGGGCACGTGGTGTGCGGGACGTGCCGCAACTGCCGGGCGGGCCGCAAGCAGATGTGCATCCGCACCCGCTCGGTGGGGGTCCAGCGCGACGGGGCTTTCGCCGAGTACGTGGTGATCCCCCACTTCAACGTGTGGGTCCACGAGCACGACGGCGGCACCGAGCTGATCAGCCCGGAGCTCGGGGCCCTGTTCGACCCCTTCGGCAACGCCGTGCACACCACCTTGAAGTTCTCGATCATCGGTGAGGACGTGCTGATCACGGGAGCCGGTCCGATCGGGCAGATGGCCGTGGCGGTCGCCCGCCACGCCGGTGCCCGGTACGTCGCCGTCACCGACATCGCCCCGCACCGCCTGGCGATGGCCGAGGACAGCGGGGCGGATGCCACGATCGACGTCTCCTCCACCCGGATCCGTCACGCGCAGGCGGAGCTGGGGATGCGCGAAGGCTTCGACGTGGGCCTGGAGATCTCCGGGCAGCCCCGGGCGCTGCAGGAGATGATCGAGAACATGAACCACGGCGGGAAGATCTCGCTGCTGGGGCTGCCCTCGCAGAGCTTCGAGATCGACTGGACGATGGTCGTCACCCGCATGCTCACCCTGCAGGGCATCTACGGTCGGGAGATGTACGAGACCTGGAACGCGATGTCGGCGATGCTGACCAGCTCGCCCGCGCTGCGCACGAAGGTCACCCGCACCGTGACCGACGTGATCCCCGCGGCGGACTTCGCCCGCGGTTACGAGGTCGCCCGCACCGGCGACGGCGGCAAGGTGCTGCTGGACTGGGAGAACCTCGGCTGA
- a CDS encoding glycine C-acetyltransferase: protein MYTDLKDQLTAELAEIEQAGTFKHERIISTPQSGRITAAAMGRGGAEVLNFCANNYLGLADHPDLVNAAKQALDERGFGMASVRFICGTQDLHLQLEREVSAFLGTEETILFSSCFDANGAVFEPLFGKDDAIISDELNHASLIDGIRLSKAARYRYRNADLEDLRAQLEATRTQNGGAGARRTIIVTDGVFSMDGFLAPLPGICDLADEYGALVMVDDSHAVGFMGATGAGTPEHFGVSDRVDIYTGTFGKALGGASGGYVSARAEIVAMLRQKGRPYLFSNSLAPAIVAATLTALELVAGSAELRTKLFDNAELFRRRMSEEGFELLPGEHAIVPVMFGDAALAGKVADAMLAHGVFVTAFSYPVVPQGKARIRVQLSASHTESDVEAAVQAFVASRAAVQS, encoded by the coding sequence GTGTACACGGACCTCAAGGACCAGCTGACCGCCGAGCTCGCCGAGATCGAGCAGGCCGGCACCTTCAAGCACGAGCGCATCATCTCCACCCCGCAGTCCGGGCGCATCACGGCCGCCGCGATGGGCCGCGGCGGCGCCGAGGTGCTGAACTTCTGCGCGAACAACTATCTGGGCCTGGCCGACCATCCCGACCTGGTGAACGCCGCGAAGCAGGCGCTGGACGAGCGCGGCTTCGGGATGGCCTCGGTGCGGTTCATCTGCGGCACCCAGGATCTCCACCTTCAGCTGGAGCGGGAGGTCTCCGCCTTCCTCGGCACCGAGGAGACCATCCTGTTCTCCTCCTGCTTCGACGCCAACGGGGCCGTGTTCGAGCCGCTGTTCGGCAAGGACGATGCGATCATCTCCGATGAGCTGAACCATGCCTCCCTGATCGACGGGATCCGCCTGTCCAAGGCGGCCCGCTACCGGTACCGCAACGCCGACCTCGAGGATCTCCGCGCCCAGCTGGAGGCCACCCGTACCCAGAACGGCGGCGCCGGGGCGCGGCGCACGATCATCGTCACCGATGGCGTGTTCTCCATGGACGGTTTCCTCGCCCCGCTGCCGGGGATCTGTGATCTGGCCGACGAGTACGGCGCGCTGGTGATGGTCGACGACTCCCACGCCGTCGGCTTCATGGGCGCCACCGGCGCCGGCACGCCGGAGCATTTCGGGGTCTCCGACAGGGTGGACATCTACACCGGCACGTTCGGCAAGGCTCTCGGCGGTGCCAGCGGCGGCTACGTCTCCGCCCGCGCCGAGATCGTCGCGATGCTGCGTCAGAAGGGCCGCCCCTACCTGTTCTCCAACTCCCTGGCTCCCGCGATCGTCGCCGCGACGCTCACCGCGCTGGAGCTGGTCGCCGGCAGCGCCGAGCTGCGCACGAAGCTGTTCGACAACGCCGAGCTGTTCCGCCGGCGGATGAGCGAGGAGGGCTTCGAGCTGCTTCCCGGCGAGCACGCGATCGTGCCCGTGATGTTCGGCGACGCCGCGCTGGCCGGGAAGGTCGCCGATGCGATGCTGGCCCACGGCGTGTTCGTCACGGCCTTCTCCTATCCCGTGGTCCCCCAGGGCAAGGCCCGCATCCGCGTCCAGCTCTCCGCCTCGCACACCGAGTCCGACGTCGAGGCCGCGGTCCAGG